Below is a window of Halalkalicoccus jeotgali B3 DNA.
GGGCTTCATCGAGCCGTTCGGTCTCCTTGATGTGCCAGATCGCCGCCATCGCTTGGAATTTCGGTCGTGTCATCGGGTCGTTTTCGACCGTGACGGGCGCTGGACTCTCCCCTTTTGCGTATCGAGCGGCGTTCCGACCGATCGCACGAAACGTCTCGGGCACCAGCAACGGCCCTTGGGGGAACAGTTCGAGATTATCGAGTTGGAGCAGGTCCTCCTGATGAATCAGGGTGGTTCCTCTCGACTGAATCGCGATACTGATACCGGACCCGCTGAGGTTCGACGAGATGAGCCCCATTCGCCCCAAATCAACGGTATCGTACACCCGAACGACACGTATGGAGGCACCTTCCTCTTCGATACCGGCCATCGTCTCACGGAGTATTTCGGCGTGTGAGACGCCCGAAAGCGTTTCCGTACTGATCTCGCCAAAGCCCGGGCTCAGGGCGATAACGACCTCGTCCGGTGTGGTCCCGTCGTCGGCTGGTCCGGTCTCCTCGAAGGTAATCGTTCGTTCTCGTTGTTTCGCTTGGCTCATGGTCTGGGCAGGTCTCGTCGTTGCTCGTAATCGTTCGGTCGAACCGGACGCCGATCGCGGGGAACGCTCTCAGACATCCTTCGGGTCGACTGCATGGCGGTAGTTCTTGATCTCTTCCCAGCGTTCCTCGCTGATCCTGTATCCCGTTCCGGGACCTTCGTAGTCGTTTGGATTGTTTACCGCGCTTACGACGTTGAATTCCTCGTCGAGGATCGCGGAGGTGTGGAGATAATCGCCCGAGACGCGTGATTTGAGGATGCCGAGGATGTTCTTGGCGATCCCTTCGAAGCCGCGATCGACCAGTATTTTGACGATATCGGCCCCCGTGATCTCTCGTTCCATCAGCTCTTGTGCGGCGTCGATATCCTGTGCTTGATTTCTGTCCGGCATGTCCTCGCTCCCGTCGGCGTACGTCGCCGCCTCGACCTCTTCGTCGGTAATGGGCGGGAAGCCCAGTTCCTCGAACACCGCCTGAAGCGCTCTCACTGCCCGGTTACGATGTTCGATGACTTCCTCCTCTTCGACGTCCCTGGTCCCGCCGTCGACCTTGAAGTCCCGCTGAATGAGGTTGTAGTCGTCAAAGTCCGACGAATCGAAGGTGGATCCGGCGAACATATCGTCGTAATTCGGCACGGCACTATAGCCCGAGAAGATGAAATCGGTTCCGGGGAACATCTGGGGAATCATGTGTGCCGTCCGGCGCGTCTCCGAATGTGTGAACGTCTGATCGTTCCCGGAGGCCATCTCCAGATCGATCATGCCGGCGATGAGGTTCTCCGCGAGAATGCAGCGGAGGCCGGAGGGAACCGCCGCCGGGATCGCGACCGTACTGATCGATCCGTTTTGCAGCCCCTGGACACCACACCCCTTGGTTACCAACACACACTTCGTTTCGAGATACAGCATGGACTTGCCCTCCGCTTGACCCATGTTCACTTCGGATCCCGACCCGGACGTAAATCGCATCTTCACCCCTCGAGAGGCGTACCCGGAGGCGAGAAAGGCCTTCGAGTACGGGGTGTCGTCTCCGTCCTTGAACACGTCCTCGGTGCCGTACACGGAGACCGTCTCGGCGTAGCTGGTCATTCCTCGCATACCCAGTTCGAGTTCGGTCGCTTCCTCGACGGCACACTGTGTCAGGACACCGCCCCTCCCACACTGCGTTCCGATCAACAGCGAGAGTGCGTTGAACGGTGCGATACGCGTGATCCCGACCGTCGTCTCGGCTTCGTCGAACCCTCGAAGCGCGGATTCGGCCGCATCAGCGACCAACTGTGCGGGATGGTCCTTCACGCTCGTGACGTGGCACTGATTGCCCGGGTTTTTCCGGGTTCGAACCTTCTGGAGTGCCATCATCATCTCCACCGTATTCATCTGATTGACGACTTCGGTGAGCTTCGCCGGCGTCATCCCGGCTGCCAGTCGCTTGATCTCCTCGCGTGGAACGTTGATGTCCGCCAGCATGTGGGCGAACTCTACCGAATCGGTTCCGAGCGCCTCTTCGGCTACTTCCGCATCGATCGCGTAATCGGCGATGAACTGATCGACGAAATCGAACTCCTCGCGTTCGACACCGTCAATTTCGACGATCGTTCCGTCCTCGACCGTTATCGAGGGATCCGGATCGTTGGGGGATTCCATCGCGACGAACCCGACTTCGGGCCACTCTTCGACTAGCCCGTCCCTATTGACGGGGCGATTATCGAGGACTTCGAACCTTTTGGATCGTTTCTGTGTCCCCTCTTCTCCCGATCGGGTGGTCTCCTCGGGGCCTGGTTTGTTGTTAACCATCAACGATCGTTACTCGGCATCCTGCGTAATAGCGTTAATTATATTCAATAAGATATAAGATAATTTTATTTAATTTTATAAGAATATAATTATTGAAGGTGAAAAAGAACACGTTTGATTGAAATAGCTCAAGTGAACTTTTACTCGCCTCCGCATCGGCTCCGAGGTTCGTCCGTTCGATATTCCCTTCTTGAACTACTGAGGCGTTACCGCGAAGCCGATGGTGAGATGAGAGACTGGGATCCGTCCTCTCGGAAGTGACATCCGCCCTGCCGTACATGGCGGGCTACCCGTTGTAGGGGAATAGGCAACCGATATCCCGAAACGAATACGGTCCTCGGTGTGGTCGCCTCATTTTCCGAACCGGTAGTTGGTATCGGAACAATCACAAGGGCGGGCGGTATTCCTGAAACATGTCCGGTTCACTTGACGAACAGACGGCCGTCGTCACCGGTTCCAGTAGCGGAATCGGGTTCGGTATCGCTCAACATCTCGCGAGTGAGGGCGCGAACGTCGTTGTCAATTCCCGCTCACAGGCGCGAGCGGACGCTGCTGTAGACGAGATCGAGTGCAGCTCCGACCTCCTCCCGATCGAGGCCGACGTCACGGACCGCGACTCGCTTCGATCGCTTGCCGATCGAACCGTCGCGGAGTTCGGCTCGCTAGACATCTGGGTGAATAACGCCGGGATCAATATTCGTGGTCCCGCCGAAGAGATATCGCTGGATGAGTGGCAAACGGTCATCGACGTCAACCTGAGTGGAACGTTCTACGGGGCGCAAGTGGCTGGGAATCAGATGATCGACCAGGGAACGGGCGGAAATATCATCAACATCTCGAGTATGATGGGCGAACAGGGGCAAACCGGCAGAACACCGTACAATACGTCGAAGGGAGGTGTGAACAATCTCACACGGTGTCTGGCTATCGAATGGGCGGACCACGACATCCACGTCAATGCCATCGCGCCGGGGTATATCGAGACCGAGATGGTTGACGATGCGCAGGACCAGATCGGGTTCGATAGACAGGACGTCGTTGATCGAACCCCGCTCGGTCGGTTTGGAACCGTCGACGAGGTTGCAAACTGTGTGACCTTCCTCGCAGCCGGCGACCATTTCATGACGGGCGAGATACTGCATCCGGATGGTGGATGGCTCGCCTTCGGTTGGGGCAGCAAATCCTGAACTGATCGATATCGGTTCCGATACTGTTCCGGAGACACTGGGCTTAACTCGGCGTGAATCGTACGGGACTCGTGTTCGGACTTTCGGCACGCACCGCAGCGTTCGGTCTCTGCAGTCTCGGTCTCGCTGTCGGGGGTGCTCTCCGTCGGGCTCGCCGTAGCGCCCGTAACGTCCCTCTCTCGGCCCTGCACGGCGATGGTCGTATCGGTCCAACGTGGCCGGAACGCACCGACGTCCGTGGTGACCGCGTCGACGGCGAAACGGAGTCGCTCGAAGACTACGCCCGTTCCGGATTCGACCCGAACGCTGTTCACCCCGACGTGCGCGCCCTCTACGAGGAGACAGCGACCTTCGGGATGTCGGTTGCTGCGACGTGGCACTTCCCGTACTCGCTCGGGGCACGCGTCGCCAGTCGGGGGACGAGTCGGATCGAACAACTGAACCTTCCCGGTCCCGGCGGCGATTCGAAGCGCGTTTCTAGCGACCTGTTCGCGCTGGCCGAGCCGGCAGCGGAAACCGACCCGCGGGACGATCCACGATTGTGGATCCGAACGGACGACGATACCGGTGAGGGGGTGTTCGTCGCTATTTACGCCAGCTACGTTGACGGCGACGAACGATTCGTCAATATCGCCGTGCCGCTCCCCCACACGAACCTCGCGACCGTCCTCAGGATGGAACACTACGGGGACGGGATCGCACTGACGACTGACTGTCCTGACGGCGGACTGTATCTCCATACGCGGACGATGGCGTTCAAGCTCCCGGCCAGCCAGCGCTTTCGTGTTTCACCAGCGCACGATTCCCCAGGATCTGTCGCTGATAGCGCGCGAAACGAGGCTGCTGTCCTTGCGGACCAGCGTATCTCCTTGCTCGGACTGCCGCTCGTAACCGTTCGGTACACTGCTACGCGAGAACGATAGAACGTACTCCGGAACCGATCGCCAGGGATGATGAGCGTCACCGACGTCCCGTTGCTCGGTTCCAAGGGGTCTCTCTCGACCCGTCATCCCAGTCCCGTTTTCGTAGTGTTCATGACCGGAGATGCCACTCGAACCCGGGTCCACGATAGGGCCGTGTTCGCCGGCACTTTATCGGTCCCGAACGAGTACCCTCCAAGAGGTATGAATACCAGTACCGATCGTCCCCCAGTCCGATTCGAACGGCTACTTCTCTACGTGATGAGTGGCATCTACATCACCGCAGGCGTGATGCATTTCGTTACCCCGAGAACCTTCGCTCGGATCGCCCCGCCTCGATTCCCTCGGCCGACTCTTCTCGTCTACCTCTCCGGAGTTGCGGAGATCGTCCTCGGCATCGGCGTGCTGTTTCGGCGGACGCGCCGACGTTCGGCGTGGGGATTGATCGCCCTGTTACTCGCCGTGTTTCCGGCAAACGTCCATATGGCCACCAGTGATACGGTCCCCGAGTCGGTTCCAGATTGGGCTACCACCGTTGCTCGAGTCGGGTTGTGGGCGCGTCTCCCGTTTCAAGGCGTTCTCATGCTCTGGGCGTGGTGGTACACGCGTGTGATGCCCGAGAACGGAGCGTGAACGACCCTTCCCTGCTCGACCCGACGGCCTCGCTGAGCTTCCCGTTTCGATGGCGGGTCGGACATCGAACTGTCGTTCAGCGGGAACGGCTCGCTGTCGAATGGCCTCCCGTTCCCGATCGACGCCGACTCTCGGACTCGTTCGCGGGACACCGACCACTCGTATGACGGTGAGCCGTTCGGTCCACAGTACCTCCACCGAGCGATCCGTAGCGTTTTGTGTTCGCTCTGCGAGGATCCGAGAGCACTATGTCGACAGTCAACGACCGCGTCGTCGTGGTCGGAGCCGGCGTCTCGGGCCTTGCCGTTGCCCGGGAACTCGCACCCGATCACGACGTTATCGTTCTGGACAAAGGCGGGGTGGCCGCCGATACGTCCTCTCGAGCCTCCGGGATGATCTCGCTCTCGCTCGAACCGTTTCCCGACGAGTGGGCGTCGTTCGCTCTCTCGCAGTTTCGCGATCTCGACGGGCAGGGCATCTTCTCGTTCACCGAGCGCGAGACAGTTCGTCTCGTTCCCGAGGCAAACGTCGATCTATATACCGATCAGGCACCCGACGGTGGGGAGTTTCTCACTCGATCCGAACTGGAGCGGCGCTTTCCCGACTCGTTCGGTGATCTCTCCGCGTACGGGGGCGGTCTGGTCTACGACGGTACCGGTTCCCTCGACGCACTCGACTACGCGATGACGTTGAAGTGGGCCGCAGAACAGGCTGGAGCAGCGATTTTCCGCGATCACGAAGTGACCGATCTCCGGGTCGAAGGCGGTACAGTGACCGGTGTCGAGACGGAGTACGGGTGTCTCGACGCCGACCACGTCGTCTATGCGACTGGGTGGAAGACGCGCGATCTCCTCGCCGAGTACGTCGATATTCCGGCTCGCCCGCTTCGGTGGAACGCGGTCGTCATCGAACCCGACGAACCGCTTCCTGCTGTCTGTCCCATGGGATCCGAACCAACACTGCGGGTATACTGGCGACTGACCGACCGTGGGAACGTGCTCGTCGGCGGGAACGAACACCTCCTCAGCGATCCCGACGGGACGCCAATGGGTGTGCAGCCGTCCTTCCGAGAACGCGTCGTTGAGGACGTCGCACCGCTGCTCAGCGGTGTGGCTGCGGGACGGATTCGCCGCGAGGACTGTTGTCCGACTGCGGACTGTGCCTCACCCGACGGCCTCCCCGTTATCGACGCCCCCACAGAGGGACCCGAGGGGCTCGTGATCGTGACCGGGCTCCACGGCCGCGGTGTCATGCTTTCGCCCGTCACGGGGCGTGCTGTTCGGTCACTAGTCACTAGCGAGACGCCACCGTTCCCGATGGCTCAGTTCCGACTCGATCGCTTCGAGGACCGATCCGCCGACTTCGACTATCGGAGCCACTGGGGGCCTGGGGACGACAGTGCTGTTCCGTAGTTCCCCCGTGGCGTACTCGGTAGTCGGACGTCGAGGCTTCAAGTACCATGTTCGCCGAGGTCCCACTCGGAGGGACTAATCCGATACAGCCAGTAGTGTCGGGACATGGAGAGTGCCATTGCCGAACTGGTGGAGTTCGTGGTGTGGCTTGACCACCGGGTCGTCGAGTTGATGCTGGCGGTGCGATCCCCGCTCCTGACGGAGGTGATGACGTCGGTCACGGGTCTTGGGTCGGCCACCGCGGCGCTCGTGTTTCTCGGTATCTGCTATCTCGCCGGGTGGACTGACGAACTCCGCGTGGCCACACTCGCGCTTGCACTCGCCGCCGTCGTCGTCGGAACGATGATGTGGACGATCCAGCGGTCGTTTCCCCCAGACCCGGTCTGTTTCGTTAGCGGGGCCCAACCAGTTACCTCGTCGTTACCGTCCGGACACACGGCCGCTGCTACGATCTACGCGATGACCGCTCGTCGCTCCTCGGTGTTACCCGTCGGTGCCGTCGGCGTTCTGGCGGTAGCGATAGCCGTCTCCCGGATCTATCTCGGAACGCACTACTTCTCGGATACCCTCGTTGGCGCCCTGATCGGCGTTGGGGCGTTCGCACTCGCCGTCTCGATCCAGGACCGACTCGATATCGGGGCCGCTATCACGCGGTATCGAAACCGTCAGTGACTCGTCCAGGGACGCGCCGTTCTCCGAGTTGGTCTACTGCCGTGAAATCAGATGGATCGCACTCGGTGGAACCGATACGTGGATGGGAGAACCGGTATCGATCGCCAAACGATCGAAGACCGCCGGCTGGATCGTCGCGATGATCGTGATCGGAGCACCGTCGATGTCGACGTCGACTCGATAATCGGCCCCCTCGTTCAACCACTGATCGACCGTCCCCGGGAGTATGTTCTCCGACTCCGGCCTCGTTTCGGAGTCCTCGAGCGATAGCGAGACACGCGAGGGGTGAATACACACCGTAACCGTTGAACCAGCACTGTCGGTAGCGCTCGCCCGCACCGTCCGATCACCGATCCGGACGGTGGTGTCCTCCTCGCTTGCTGTGACGATCGTCCCCTCGAAGAGGTTCTCGGTGCCAGTGAACTGGGCGACGAATCGCGTCTCGGGACGTGTGAGGACACGTGAGGGTGGGCCGCGCTGAGCGATCGTGCCGTCGCGGAAGATGGCCATACGGTCCCCGAGCGCGGTCGCTGTCCGTTGGTCGTGGGTAACGTAAATGATGGGGATGGTGAGGGACTCGAACAGCGTGTGCAGTTCTCCGCGTAATCGACGACGGATCGGCGCGTCAAGACTCGACAGCGGCTCGTCGAGCAGCAAGGTATCCGGGTCCGCCGCCAGCGTTCTGGCGAGGGCGACGCGCTGTTGTTCCCCTCCGGAGAGCGTCGGTGGCCGGCGATCGAGGATGTCTGTGATTTCGAGGAGCGACGCGAGTTCCGTCACTCGATCCGGGTCAGTTGCCGCATAGCTGATGTTCTCGCGGGCCGTCATATGCGGGAACAGCGCTCCGTCTTGGAACACGAGTCCCGCCCGTCGTTCCTGGAGCGACCGTCGATCGAGGGGTCGACCGTCGAGTGTGATCGATCCGCTGTCCGGTTCGGTCGTCCCAGTGATCAACGACAACAGCGTCGTCTTCCCGCTTCCGGAGGGGCCAAGCACCGAGAGGACCTCCTCACCGACCGTGAGGTCGACGGGCCCGAATTCGAAGCCATCGTACGTCTTGGAGAGGGCAGTCAGTTCGAGCATCGGTCACTCCAGTGGGTTCGTACCGAGTGCGTTCAGAACGACGAGCGTCGCGATGGCGATCCCGACGAGGATGGCCGCGACGGGAAACGCGTTCTCGAGGCCGAGCGTCGAAAACGAGATCCAGATCTGGACCGGCATCGTGCGGGGATAGTACGCGAGCATGATCGTCGCCCCGAACTCGCCGATCGCACGGGCGAACGCGAGGGTGATCCCCGCGAGGATACCGGACCAGGCGAGCGGTAGCGTCACCCGGCGGAACGTCGTCAATCGGCTCTTCCCGAGCGACTGGGAGGCATACTCGAGGCGTCGGTCGACACCCTCGAAGGCCGTCTTCGCCGTCACGACGACGAACGGCGAGGCGACGAACGTCTGGGCCAGAACGACACCGACGAGCGACCGGGTCAACGGAATACCGCTGTCCGCGGCCGCTTCGCCGAGGAGTGTGTTCGGCCCGACGACGGTGAGCAACACCATCCCGCTGACGATCGGGGGCAGGACGAGCGGGAGGATCACGAGTGCCGTCACCACCGTCTTCATGCGGCCGTCGACGCGAGCGAGCCAATAGGCGAGCGGCAGTCCGAACACCGTCGCGATGGCCGTACTCGTGACCGCCGCAGTGACCGACGTCGTTGCAGCCGAGACGACCTCCGGCGCCCGCAGGCGCTCGAGCACCACACCCGGCGGCTGACTGACGATCAGCGAGAGGAGCGGCACGAGGTAGTAACACAGGAGGACCGCACCCAGCAGGAACGTAACCGACAACCAGTCGAACCGATCGACGGCAGCGTCAGTTCGTGATGTCGTCGGGAACATTACCGGTGAATCGTGGGTAATTATCCGGGATCGTGAACCCGAACTCGCTTACATACTGTCCCGTGATATGGTCGTCAAATACGTCGACGGCGGCTGACGATCGGTGGCGAATCGTCGATCCGTAGCTGATGAGTCCGCCGCGAACGACCTTCCCGCTCGGCAACTCGTAGGTGGCTGTTGTGTAGGTATCAGTGAAAGACGGGTCGCTGAGATCGATCTCCGCGGGAAGGTCGATATAGTCGTAGCCCCGTTCGACGGCCATGTTCCGATATGCGATCGCGGCATCGATCGACCCCGTCTCGAACTGGCTGACGAGCTGTGTTTCGGGGTAGATCTGCTCCCGGCGCGGGATCGCTTCCCGGAGGTCCCTGTCGGTCCCGTAGTACTCCGTCGCGAGTTCGAGCATGAACAGCGCTCGATACCCGAGCGGATCGAGATCCGGATCCGTTCGCCCGATCGCGACCTCCCTATCCAAAACCGGTCGATACCAGGTGTCCGGTCCGGCATCGGCGAGTCGCTGTCCCCCCTCCGTATCCGGGTTGTACGCGATGACGATGGAATTGGTCGCGAACTCGGCGAACCAGTCCGGATGGAGGGGTGAATCGAAGAGCGCGATATCCGCGACGGAGACGATATCGGGGTCCTTCCGGTCGTCAGCGATGAGGTGAGCGACCTCGGCGGACCCGTATGCTTCGATTTCGATGGTGGTCTCGGCGTCCGGGCGCAACCCGTTTTCGAGGGCGTTGTTCAAACTCCCGGCGACGAGCATCGACACGGTCGCCGAGTGACTCTGGGTACGATTACGGACACGTGAACAGCCAGCGAGTCCACAGAGCGCGACGGCACCCCCCGAGAGTAGCGTCCGTCTGCGAACCGACGACACCATTCCAGCCATTGATCCAACTTCAGGAATTTGACCCATAAGCTTATCTCAAACACTACTGTTTGATGTCGTACGATGGATCCTCGGACGACGAACCTCACCGATCGCCAACTGGAGGTGTTAGAGCACCGCGAGCGCGGCCACACTCAACAGGAGATCGCTACCGAACTGGGGACGACCGATTCGAACGTGAGCGCCGTCGAACGCGCTGCGGAAGCAAACATCGAGAAGGCGCGGCGAACGCTCGAACTTGTCCGCACCTTGCGCGCCCCCGCACAGTTTAGCGCCTCGGCCGGGACGTGTTTCGATGACCTTGTCGACCGTATCTACACTCGGGGAGACGAAGCCGGGATCAAGATCGCGTACTGCCGTCCGGAACTCTACGCGCATTTGTACGGACTGCTCGAAGCGTATACCGACTCGAACAGGCTCGACGCATCGGTTACGATCGGCCTCACCGAAGACGGCGACGTGAAGGTGTTCACGGAGGATATCGAAGACCCCTCGTAGAACTCGGAGGAGTTCCCTTAGCGCCACACCAGCACTGTCATTGCAGGTCCTCGAGCGTATCGATGTCCATCAGTACACCCGGGTCAGGAACGTCGATGAGCGCGCTGTCGTCGCTTGCAACGAATACGGGCCGACCACCGACGTCACCCTCGACGGCACGGAGAGCGTCGAAATGGGTCCGATCGAACAGGACCGGGTTCCCACGGTGGCCATCGTACGCGGCAGCGATCGCCGTCCCGACACCGGCCCGATAGGCATCGATCAGATGCTCTACCGTCGTCGGGTCGACGCTTGGCATATCGCCAGGGAGGAACACGACGGCGTCGGCAGACCCGACGGCACGGAGTCCCGTCGTGACCGTCGTCGAGAGGCCATCCTCGTAGTCCGGGTTCGTAACGACACGCACGTCGAGGTCGGACAGGACCGCACGGACGCTCTCGGCCTCGTATCCGACGACGACGACGACCGCAGAGAGGTCGGCACGGAGAAGCGTTCGCGTCGCGTGGCGGACCAGCGATTCGCCGTCGACGTCGGCGAGGAGTTTGTTCGCCTCGCCGAACCTGGAACTCGTCCCGCCAGCGAGGACGACGCCGACGACGTCCGGATCGGCCCGGGGATCTGTTTCGAGCGTGTCGGATAGCTCCTCGGTATCGTACGAGGGAGGGTCCTCGCCAGTCATTCGAGCACCTCGTACGGGACGACCGTCACCGGGTCGCCGGCCTCGATCGCTTCGCGAGTCAGGACGATCCCGTCGGCACACAGCACCCGCGTACTCGAGGCGACGCGCCCGGGAGCGAACCGCTCGTCGTACAGTTCCAGTTCCGAACTGGCATGACCCAGTGGCATCGCCCCTCTCCCCTCGAGGACGACCGGGATCGCGAACTCGACGTCGGCGTCGGGGACGGTTACCCGCACCCTGCAGTCGGCCGTCACCGTCGGGAGACGGTCGCAACCGGTGAGGAACGGACGGACGAGAAGCGTCGCCGCCGTGTGGGCGGCCACCGGTTTGCCCGGCAGCGCACAGACGGGCGTTTCCGCGACCGTCCCGACGGTGACTGGCCGACCGGGACGAACGTCGACACCGCGAAACAGGACATCGTGCTCCTCGAGGACCGTGATGACGTGGTCGGCCCCGCCGACGCTGGTCCCGCCCGTCGTCAGGACGACGTCGTACTCGGCGGCGGCGGTCTCGATCGCCGTCCGGACGCGGTCTATCGCGTCCGGAACCGCGTCCTCGATACCGGGACGATGGCCCCAGCGACGCACGAGATTGCAGAGCATCTCCGAATCGCGATCGGGCTGGCGGCCGTGGTGGATTTCGGTCCCTGTCGGAAGGATCCCGACGGTAAGCGGCCGATACACGAGCACGGAGTCTATGCCGACGTCTCGGAGGAGGGCGGCGTGGCGAGGTGCGAGTCGGTGATCGGCCGTGAACAGTCGTTCGCCGGCCGTCGCTGTCGCGCCCGCAGGATAGACGTTCGTGCCGGGAGTCTGCGGGGGGCCCGAGAGGGACCCGTCCTCGACCGTCGCCTCCTCGCGCATCAGCACGACGTCAGCGCGTGCCGGTAGCGCCGCGCCGGTCGCTACGGCGACGGCGTCTCCTCGGTCGATGGTCGGCGGTTCGTCCTCGGGAAACACCGCGTCGGTGACCCTCAACGGGTACTCGTCGCTCGCAGCGAACGCGAACCCATCCATCGTGGCCCGGTCGTGTTGGGGGACGTCGATCGGTGCAGTGACCGGTTCGGCGGTCGTCCGACCCGCGACTTCCGCGAGTTCCATCCGGACTGTTGGCCCGTCCGCTTCGAACGGACGTCGTTCCCGCAGTCGGTCGAGCGCGACTGAGCGTGGGATGGATCCCCGAGTATCCATGCCGTTCGCAGTATTCCCGACCGACATATATCTTGGCAGCGACCATCGACGGGCAGTTATCCTGTGAAAAATAAGTAACCGAATATAATCACCATACTGGGAAGTAGCCCCTGATTGCAAAGGATTATAGTTA
It encodes the following:
- a CDS encoding propanediol/glycerol family dehydratase medium subunit, producing the protein MSQAKQRERTITFEETGPADDGTTPDEVVIALSPGFGEISTETLSGVSHAEILRETMAGIEEEGASIRVVRVYDTVDLGRMGLISSNLSGSGISIAIQSRGTTLIHQEDLLQLDNLELFPQGPLLVPETFRAIGRNAARYAKGESPAPVTVENDPMTRPKFQAMAAIWHIKETERLDEARGQVELDVAFN
- a CDS encoding propanediol/glycerol family dehydratase large subunit, coding for MVNNKPGPEETTRSGEEGTQKRSKRFEVLDNRPVNRDGLVEEWPEVGFVAMESPNDPDPSITVEDGTIVEIDGVEREEFDFVDQFIADYAIDAEVAEEALGTDSVEFAHMLADINVPREEIKRLAAGMTPAKLTEVVNQMNTVEMMMALQKVRTRKNPGNQCHVTSVKDHPAQLVADAAESALRGFDEAETTVGITRIAPFNALSLLIGTQCGRGGVLTQCAVEEATELELGMRGMTSYAETVSVYGTEDVFKDGDDTPYSKAFLASGYASRGVKMRFTSGSGSEVNMGQAEGKSMLYLETKCVLVTKGCGVQGLQNGSISTVAIPAAVPSGLRCILAENLIAGMIDLEMASGNDQTFTHSETRRTAHMIPQMFPGTDFIFSGYSAVPNYDDMFAGSTFDSSDFDDYNLIQRDFKVDGGTRDVEEEEVIEHRNRAVRALQAVFEELGFPPITDEEVEAATYADGSEDMPDRNQAQDIDAAQELMEREITGADIVKILVDRGFEGIAKNILGILKSRVSGDYLHTSAILDEEFNVVSAVNNPNDYEGPGTGYRISEERWEEIKNYRHAVDPKDV
- a CDS encoding SDR family NAD(P)-dependent oxidoreductase, encoding MSGSLDEQTAVVTGSSSGIGFGIAQHLASEGANVVVNSRSQARADAAVDEIECSSDLLPIEADVTDRDSLRSLADRTVAEFGSLDIWVNNAGINIRGPAEEISLDEWQTVIDVNLSGTFYGAQVAGNQMIDQGTGGNIINISSMMGEQGQTGRTPYNTSKGGVNNLTRCLAIEWADHDIHVNAIAPGYIETEMVDDAQDQIGFDRQDVVDRTPLGRFGTVDEVANCVTFLAAGDHFMTGEILHPDGGWLAFGWGSKS
- a CDS encoding DoxX family protein; this encodes MSGIYITAGVMHFVTPRTFARIAPPRFPRPTLLVYLSGVAEIVLGIGVLFRRTRRRSAWGLIALLLAVFPANVHMATSDTVPESVPDWATTVARVGLWARLPFQGVLMLWAWWYTRVMPENGA
- a CDS encoding NAD(P)/FAD-dependent oxidoreductase → MSTVNDRVVVVGAGVSGLAVARELAPDHDVIVLDKGGVAADTSSRASGMISLSLEPFPDEWASFALSQFRDLDGQGIFSFTERETVRLVPEANVDLYTDQAPDGGEFLTRSELERRFPDSFGDLSAYGGGLVYDGTGSLDALDYAMTLKWAAEQAGAAIFRDHEVTDLRVEGGTVTGVETEYGCLDADHVVYATGWKTRDLLAEYVDIPARPLRWNAVVIEPDEPLPAVCPMGSEPTLRVYWRLTDRGNVLVGGNEHLLSDPDGTPMGVQPSFRERVVEDVAPLLSGVAAGRIRREDCCPTADCASPDGLPVIDAPTEGPEGLVIVTGLHGRGVMLSPVTGRAVRSLVTSETPPFPMAQFRLDRFEDRSADFDYRSHWGPGDDSAVP
- a CDS encoding phosphatase PAP2 family protein, encoding MESAIAELVEFVVWLDHRVVELMLAVRSPLLTEVMTSVTGLGSATAALVFLGICYLAGWTDELRVATLALALAAVVVGTMMWTIQRSFPPDPVCFVSGAQPVTSSLPSGHTAAATIYAMTARRSSVLPVGAVGVLAVAIAVSRIYLGTHYFSDTLVGALIGVGAFALAVSIQDRLDIGAAITRYRNRQ
- a CDS encoding ABC transporter ATP-binding protein is translated as MLELTALSKTYDGFEFGPVDLTVGEEVLSVLGPSGSGKTTLLSLITGTTEPDSGSITLDGRPLDRRSLQERRAGLVFQDGALFPHMTARENISYAATDPDRVTELASLLEITDILDRRPPTLSGGEQQRVALARTLAADPDTLLLDEPLSSLDAPIRRRLRGELHTLFESLTIPIIYVTHDQRTATALGDRMAIFRDGTIAQRGPPSRVLTRPETRFVAQFTGTENLFEGTIVTASEEDTTVRIGDRTVRASATDSAGSTVTVCIHPSRVSLSLEDSETRPESENILPGTVDQWLNEGADYRVDVDIDGAPITIIATIQPAVFDRLAIDTGSPIHVSVPPSAIHLISRQ
- a CDS encoding ABC transporter permease yields the protein MFPTTSRTDAAVDRFDWLSVTFLLGAVLLCYYLVPLLSLIVSQPPGVVLERLRAPEVVSAATTSVTAAVTSTAIATVFGLPLAYWLARVDGRMKTVVTALVILPLVLPPIVSGMVLLTVVGPNTLLGEAAADSGIPLTRSLVGVVLAQTFVASPFVVVTAKTAFEGVDRRLEYASQSLGKSRLTTFRRVTLPLAWSGILAGITLAFARAIGEFGATIMLAYYPRTMPVQIWISFSTLGLENAFPVAAILVGIAIATLVVLNALGTNPLE
- a CDS encoding extracellular solute-binding protein, with the protein product MVSSVRRRTLLSGGAVALCGLAGCSRVRNRTQSHSATVSMLVAGSLNNALENGLRPDAETTIEIEAYGSAEVAHLIADDRKDPDIVSVADIALFDSPLHPDWFAEFATNSIVIAYNPDTEGGQRLADAGPDTWYRPVLDREVAIGRTDPDLDPLGYRALFMLELATEYYGTDRDLREAIPRREQIYPETQLVSQFETGSIDAAIAYRNMAVERGYDYIDLPAEIDLSDPSFTDTYTTATYELPSGKVVRGGLISYGSTIRHRSSAAVDVFDDHITGQYVSEFGFTIPDNYPRFTGNVPDDITN
- a CDS encoding Tfx family DNA-binding protein, with the translated sequence MDPRTTNLTDRQLEVLEHRERGHTQQEIATELGTTDSNVSAVERAAEANIEKARRTLELVRTLRAPAQFSASAGTCFDDLVDRIYTRGDEAGIKIAYCRPELYAHLYGLLEAYTDSNRLDASVTIGLTEDGDVKVFTEDIEDPS